The Streptomyces sp. NBC_00775 genome includes the window AGTTCCCCATGGCCAAGGCGTACGTCCACGCCGGCATGGTGGCCCTCAACGGCGAGAAGATGTCGAAGTCCAAGGGCAACCTCGTCTTCGTGTCCGCACTCCGGCGCGACGGGGTCGACCCGGCCGCCATACGGCTCGCGCTGCTCGCGCACCACTACCGGGCCGACTGGGAGTGGACGGACGCCGTCCTCGAAGACGCGGTCGCGCGCCTGGACAACTGGCGGGCGGCGGTGTCACGGCCCGACGGGCCGTCCGCCGACGCGCTCGTCGCGGAGATCCGCGACGCCCTCGCGAACGATCTGGACGCGCCCGCGGCGCTCGCCGCGGTCGACCGCTGGGCCGCGCTCCAGCACGAACAGGGCGGTACGGACGAGGGCGCCCCCGGCGTCGTCTCGCGCGCCGTGGACGCCCTGCTCGGGGTGGCTCTCTAGCCGCACCCCTGTGACATCGGCCGGGCGCCGGGCGGGTTCTCACCCGCCCGGCGCCCTCTGTGCGTGGAGCCCTCGCTGTTACTTGTTCACGATGACGGCCTGGATGGCGCCGCTGGTGGAGTCGAAGATCCCGATGACCTGCTGCCCGTAGGCGAAGGCCTCCTGGACCTCGTCATGCGTCACCTGGTTCGGGTTGACCAGGCCGTGCCACACGTTGTTGATGAGCAGGTAGAGAATCGACGGCTGGCCCGGGAGCGGAGTGACGACGTCCCAGAAGCGCGTGGCCACACCACTGACCAGCGACTGCGTCTCGACGGCGCTCGACAGGACCAGCGGCTGCCCCAGCTGCTGTTGCTGCCCACCGAGCTGCTGGAGCAGCTGCTGGTAGGGCTGCTGCTGGCCGAGCTGCTGGAGCTGCTGCTGGAGGTGCTGCGGAATGTGCTGCTGAGCGATGTGCTGCTGCGGAATCTGCTGCTGAGCGATGCCCTGCTGGCCGATCGGCTGCTGCATCTGCTGGCCGAAGGGCTGCTGCTGGCCCATGCCCTGCTGCTGCCCGAACTGCTGCGGGGGCGCGGTGCTCGGGCCCTGCTGGCCCTGCTGCTGGCCCTGCTGGCTCATCTGCGGGATCGTGTTCATGCGGGTGCCACCTTCCATCAATGGTTGGTTGCGTTCCGTCGGTCCGTGACGAACAGGTCCTCAGCCCGTGACCACCAGGCCGACGATCTCGTCGTCCGAGAACCAGACACGTACGTCGGGCCGTCCCCCCGCGAAGGCGGTGTGCACCGCCTGGCGGATCTCGGGGGACGGGGTGTTGAGGTTGCGCCATGCCCCGGACACGTACAGCCGGAGCCTGGGCGGGAGTTCACGCGGATACGGCAGCAGCTCGTCCCAGTACCGCTCGGCCTGGCCCGAGCCGACCGCCTCCGGCAGCAGATGGGTGACCGCCGCCTTGATGTCCGGCCGGTTGCCGATCCGCTGGGAGGCGGGCCGGCCCGGCGCGTCCTGCTGCGGGGAGCCCGTGGCCCGCAGCACCGCGCGCGCACGCTCCGGGGACATCGGTTCCTGCCCTGCCGCCCTGAGCATGCCTTGCAGTGCGGCCAGGGCGCCGACCACCACCGGGGAGGCGGAGGAGGTCCCGGAGAACGTGTCCGTGTACCAGCCGATCTCCTCGGCGCCGCCCTGCAGATCGCCGGGCCGGTCCCAGAAGCCGCCGGTGGTCGTGACCTCGCGTCCCCAGCCCTGCGCGTCCACGCGTGCCCCGTAGTTGGAGAACGCGAGCCGTGAGCGGTCCGGGCCGTGGTCGCGGCCGTGCGTGCCGGGCGGCGGTGCGCCCGCGCCGACCAGGACCGCGCCGGAGGACTGGTTGGAGGGGTTGAAGGGGTTGCGCCACCACTCGGGGAACTCGGCGGGGCGGCGCTCGTACACCGCGTCGTCGAGCGACTCGGCGCCGTTGCCCGCGGCCGCCACGACGAGGACGCCCTTGGCGGTCGCGTACCGGATGGCCGCGAAGTTGTCCGGCCACCACTCGATCGCGATGTAGCCCTGCTGGTCGTCGCGCTGTTCGAAGTCGAACCGCGGCCCTGGAGCGTGCAGTTCGATCAGGAGGATGTCGCCGGGGCCGAGCCGGTCGGCCGCCGCGTGGATCGCCGCCGCCGAGCCGATGCCCTGGAAGGACGCGGCCGCGGTCACGGCGTCCGGCACGACGCCGGTGATCCCGGACTCGCCCTGGTCGCCACCGATCACCCCGATGACGGCGGTGCCGTGGTTGCGCCAGGCGAGGTCCGTCAGCGGGGTGCCGACGACCACGCCCGCGAGCTTCGCGGCCAGGTCCTCGTGCCCGAGCTGCCAGGCCCCCTCGACATCGATCACCGTGACGCCCTGGCCCGTACCGCCCGGCCGCTGCCAGGCCCAGTACGCGTCGATGCCCTCGGGCGCGGGGCGCAGATAGCCTTGGCGGCTGGTGAAGTCGGGGGTGACGGGCGCCCCTTCCTTCATGCGCCGGCTGTCGTCCGAACTCTGCCCGACCGAGCCCACCGAGGCGGGTACGGCGCCGGGCTTCACGTACGCCGTGTCGATCTCCGGCAGTGCGGCGATCCGAGAGCGCAGCTCCTGGGCGCGGCTCGCGACGCCGCGTACCCGGTAGAACAGCGCGAGGTCGGGCCCGCTCTCGGTGCCCGCCACCGCGGACTGCTGCTGCGACTGCTGGAGTCGCTCCTCGCTGCCGAACAGCGGTTCCAGGGCGAGCTGTTCGTCGCTGAGGAACATGTTGAGGGCCGATACGTCCGCGCCCACCGCCGAGTGGACGCCCTCGGCCCGGGCGCGCAGCCTGGCCTCGGGGCGTGCGACGACGATCAGCTCCTGCTCGGCTCCTCGGTAGGTGAATCCGGCTCCGTCGGGCCCCGGCCCGGACGTTCCCGGGCCCTGCGCCGGCTGTACCTGGTCGGTCATCGCGTACCGCTCCCTTCGATCCCTGCGGGTGCCGGTCCATGCGTGTGCTCTGCCGTGCCGTGTCGCGCTCCGTCGCGGGACGACGCGGTGCCATGTCCCGTCCCCGGGCCGCGCCTTCGGGGCACAACCTGGCACGCCCACAGCGACTCGTCCACCCCGTCTTCGCCAACTCGGTTTGAAAACAAGTTGAATGGGGAACCCTGTGCAATCCGTCTTGAAACAGATGTCACGGAGTAATCCGGCCAAAGGCTGCGGAGGCGTGTGTCATGTGATGGGGTGGCAGCGGCTGTTGACCCCTCGGCCGGTGCGAACCGGCCCCTTGCGGAAGGACGCTCCATGCACCGTTCCTTCGCACGTCGAAGACTGCTCACCGCCACCGCCGCGCTCGGAGGAGCGGCGCTCCTCGGCGGCACCGCCCACGCGGCCGAGGAGCACCGGCCCGCCCGGTTCCCGCTCCCCAACGGCTTCCAGCCCGAAGGGATCACCATCGGCTCCGCCCCGTTCGCGTACTTCGGTTCCCTGGCGAACGGCGACATCTACCGCGCGAACCTGAACACCGGGCGCGGGGGTGTCATCAGCGAGGGCCTCGGCGCCGAACACCCCACCGTGGGCCTCAAGACCGACCGGCACGGCAGGCTCTTCCTCGCCGGCGGTGCCGGCGGCGAGCTGCGGACGGTCGACGCCCGCAGCGGCGAGATCGAGAAGGTGTACGCCGTCGGGGGCACCTTCGTGAACGACGTGATCCTCACACCGGACGCCGCCTGGTTCACGGACTCCTACCAAGCGAGGCTCTACCGGCTCGCGCTGGGCAGGCACGGCGAGCCCGGAGCCGTCACGACCGTGCCGCTCACCGGTGACTGGGAGCAGGGCAGCGGCTTCACCGCCAACGGCATCGAGCGCACGCCCGACGGCCGTGCGCTGCTCGTGGTGAACACGGTCGCGGGCGGCGGCACACTGATGCGGGTCGAACCCCGCACGGGGGCGGCCACCGTCGTGGACCTCGGCGACTCCCGACTCCCCAATGGCGACGGCCTGTTGCTCCTGGGCCGCACCCTCTACGCCGTCCAGCAGGCACAGAACCTGATCGACGTCTTCCGCCTGAACGCCGCCGGCACCCGGGGCACGGCGATCGCCCGGATCACCGACCCGCGCTTCAGGATCCCGACGACGGTCGCGGCCTGGGACGGCCGGCTGTATCTGCCGAACGCCCGCTTCGACGTTGAGCCGACGCCGGACACGGAGTACGACGTGGTGGCGGTGGACCAGGTCTGACGGGTCTGAGACGACTCAGGGGCGGTACGCGTCCCGCGTACCGCCCCCGCTGGTTCAGTCCTCCGAGGAATCCTCGGAACCGGAACCGGAACCAGAACCGGTCTCGGAACCGGCATCGGTCCCCGCGTCGGCCTCGGTCCCCGCGTCGGCCTCGGATCCCGCGTGCGGCTCGGATCCCGCGTCCGGCTCGGATCCGGCGTCCGGCTCGGATCCGGCGTCCGTCTCGGGCCGCTGCGGCTTCGGCGGCCGGGTGCGGCCGCCGGGGCCGTCGCGGAGGTACGAGGCCGAGTCGCCGGACTCCGTCGCATGGCCCCCGGCCTGCGCCGCCGGACCGCTGCCGTCCCTGCGGCGCAGATAGCGCTCGAACTCGCGGGCGATTGCCTCGCCCGACGCCTCCGGCAGCTCGGCGGTGTCCCGGGCCTCCTCCAGCGTCTGCACGTACTCGGCGACCTCGCTGTCCTCGGCGGCCAGCTGGTCCACGCCCAGCTGCCAGGCCCGCGCGTCCTCGGGCAGCTCGCCCAGCGGAATGCGCAGGTCGATGAGGTCCTCCAGGCGGTTGAGGAGGGCCAGCGTCGCCTTCGGGTTGGGCGGCTGCGACACATAGTGCGGTACGGCCGCCCACAGCGACACGGCCGGTACGCCCGCGTGTGTGCACGCCTCCTGGAGGATGCCGACGATGCCCGTCGGACCCTCGTACTTGGTCTCCTCCAGGTCCATGGTGCGGGCCAGGTCCGGATCGGACGTGACCCCGCTGACCGGCACCGGACGTGTGTGCGGGGTGTCACCGAGCAGCGCGCCCAGGATCACCACCAGCTCGACACCCAGCTCGTGCGCGAAGCCGAGGAGCTCGTTGCAGAACGAGCGCCACCGCATCGACGGCTCGATACCCCGGACCAGCACCAGGTCGCGCGGCTTCTCGCCGCCGACCCGGACCACCGACAGACGCGTGGTCGGCCAGGTGATCTTGCGTACACCGCCGTCCAGCCACACGGTCGGGCGGTTCACCTGGAAGTCGTAGTAGTCCTCGGCGTCCAGCGCCGCGAACACCTCGCCCTTCCATTCCCTGTCGAGATGCGCGACCGCGGCGGAGGCAGCGTCGCCGGCGTCGTTCCAGCCTTCGAACGCGGCCACCATGACTGGGTCGATCAGCTCGGGAACCCCCTCCAGCTCGATCACCCAGCGCCTCCTTCCGACGTGCCCTCGCGTACGCCCCAACCTTACGGCGTGCCGAGGGGACCTCCGCAGCCCCCTTACACGGGGGAGTGAACGGATCACTGCCCCGCCGACGCCCCGGAAACACCCGTGATCGTCACCCTGAACCACGCCCAGTGATCCGAGCTGTCCTTGGTCATCCCGTCGCCGGCTTCGAGGACGTCCGGCGCCCGCGCCCGGCGCGCGAGGCGGTCGGCCCCGGTGCACCACCCGGGTTCACCCACTCGTGTGGGGGTACGCCGATTCGGCGCCGGGCGGCGGACGGGTAGGGAACTCTTCGTCGGGTGAGCGGAGTTGCCCCCAGGTCAGGTGTGCGGCGAGCCGGAATCGCCTATCTGGCCCTGCTCGGCGTCGGAACCGTGGGGGCGTTCCTGGTGGCCCCGCACCTGGACGACCCGGCATCCGTGTGGCAGTTCACAGGGTCGACCGCAGCCACTGTTCCACGCTCGCGATGTGCACCGTCGCCCACGACCGGGCCGCCTCCGCGTCACGGTCGCGCAGGGCGCTGAGGATCGCGCGGTGCTCGTGCAGGGTGCGGCTGACCGCGTCCTCCTGGGTCAGGCCGCGCCAGATGCGGGCCCGGGTGGTGGGCCCGGACAGGCCGTCGAGGAGGGAGCACAGCACCGAGTTGCCGGAGCTCTGCACGATGCCCCGGTGGAACTCCAGGTCGCAGCCGACGAGTTCCTCCACCGACGGCGCGCCACCGAGGGCGTCCAACTGGGCGGTCAGCGCGTCCAGTTGCTGCTCGCTGATGCGCGAGGCCGCCATCGCCGTGGCGGCGGGCTCCAGGATCCGGCGCACCGCGAGGAACTCCAGCACGGTGTCGTCGCGGTGGAAGTCGACGACGAAGCTCAGCGCCTCAAGGAGGAGTTGGGGATCCAGGCTGGTGACATACGTGCCGTCGCCCTGGCGTACGTCGAGGATGCGGATCAGGGAGAGCGCGCGCACCGCCTCCCGCAGCGAGTTGCGGGACAGCCCGAGTTCGGCGGCGAGCTCGCTCTCCTTGGGGAGCCGGTCGCCGGGACGCAGCGCGCCGGAGACGATCATTCCCTTGATCTTTTCGATCGCCTCGTCGGTGACTGCCATGGCGGGCCTCCCTGTCGTTCAGACATCCGATGTCTCACGCCATTATGGGGGTTCAGTGGGCTGAACGGGGTGAAAGTCCGATGTCAGCTCAGGCGAGCGCCTCCAGATCGGCCAGGGCCGCCACCTCGTCGAGCGTCGTGAGCGTCCGGTCCCGCATCAGGATCCTGCCGTCGACGACCGTGTCCCGTACGTCCGCCGAGTGCGCGGCGTACGCGAGCGTGGACCACGGGTCGTGCAGCGGACGCAGATGGGGTGCGTTCAGGTCGAGCACGATCAGGTCGGCGCGCTTGCCCGCCTCCAGGGAGCCCAGGTGGTCGCCGAGCCCCAGCGCGCGGGCGCCCTCGACGGTGGCCATCCGGACCGCCTGCTCGGCGCCGACCGCGGTGGGGTCGCCGGCCGCCTTGTGGACGAGGGCCGCCTGCCGTACCGCGCCCAGCACATCCAGGGTGTTCGAGCTGACCGCGCCGTCCGTGCCGAGCCCCACGGTCACCCCGGCGCTGAGCAGCCGCGGCACCGGCGCGATACCGCACCCGAGCTTCAGATTGGAGACCGGACAGTGCGCGACCGAGGTACCGGTGCGGGCCAGGGCCGCGATCTCGGGACCCGTCAGATCCACGGCGTGCGCGAGCAGCAGATCGGGGCCGAGCAGTCCGAGCGAGTCGAGCAGTTCCACGGGGCGCTTGCCGTAACGCACCTCGACGGTGGCGACCTCGGTCGCGTTCTCCGCCGCGTGGATGTGCAGCAGCGCGCCGAACTCCCGTGCCAGTGCGGCGATGCCGGTCAGCTGCTCGGGCGTGAGCGTGTACGTCGAGTGCGCGAAGAGCACCGGACGGGTGCCGGGCTTCGCCGACCCCCGGTCGGCCAGGTCGCGCCGGGCCCACGCCAGACGGTCCTCGTACGCGATGCCGTCCGCCGGGTCCGGTACGTCCATGAAGGTCGGACCGGTGTGCAGGCGCCAACCCGTCTCGCGCGCCACGCGCTCGGCCGCCTCATGGAACCAGTACATGTCGAGCGCGGAGGTCACCCCGGCCCGTACGCTCTCGGCGATCGCGACCCGCACCGCCGCGGCCACGTTCTTCGCCGACAGCAGCTCGGTCTCCCAGCGCACCACCCGCTCCAGGAAGCCCTGAAGGGTGACGTCGTCGGCGCGGCCGCGCAGCAGCGTCATCGCCAGGTGGGTGTGGGTGTTGACGAGGCCGGGCAGCACGAGACAGCCCGTCGCGTCGAGGGTCTCGGCAGCGTCGTAGCGGGCGCGCAGCTCCTCGGCGGGGCCGACTTCCCGGATCTCGCCGTCGCGGACCGCGACCGCTCCGGAGCGCAGGACGGTCCCGGCCTCGTCGACCGTCAGGACGTCCCCGCCGTGGACCAGCAGATCGGCGTGCTCGCTCACGCGGCGGACTCCTCGTGCTCCTCGGCCAGCAGGCGCAGCGCCTCCAGGGACACCACGGCGCCGCGCTCGACGCCCGCCGCGACGACATCGCGGTGCGGGTTGTAGCCGCCGGTGTTCTCCTCGTCGACCAGATCGTCCGCGTTCGCGCCGTCGACGACGAGCACGCCGCCCGCGACCAGGCCCCGCAGCGAGGCGGTGACCAGCAGCGCGGACAGCTCCATCTCGATCGCCGCGAGGCCCGCGTTGTCGTACGCGGTGAGCGGGATCAGCCCCGGCTGGAAGGCCGCCCGTGTCCAGACGAGCCCCCGGTGGTGCGGGGCGTCCGCCGCGCGGGCCGCACGCTGGAGGGCGAACACCGCCTCGGGGGACGACACCGCCGGGTACTCGGGCGGCAGCAGCTGCTGGGTCACACCGTCGTCCCGTACCGCCGCCTCCGCGATGACCAGGTCGCCGTCACCGATACCGGCGCGCATCGCGCCCGCCGTACCGAACCGCAGAAAGGTCGTGACGCCCGCGTCGGCCAGCTCCTGGAAGAGCAGGATCGCCCCCGGCGCGCCGACCCCGTGCGAGGCGACGGTGACCGGCAGACCCTTCCAACTCCCGCTGAACACACGGTATTCGCGGTGGTACGAGACCTCCTCGGCCCCGTCCAGCAGCGCGGCGACGGCCGCGGCACGCGCCGGGTCGCCGACGACCAGGGCGTACGGCGGCAGGCCGGTGCGCGGTATGCGGGTGATCGGCAGCAGGTCCTGGGCGGTCATGAAGCGGCTCCAGCGGGGCGGGTACGGCGACGGCGGCGGGCCGTCGTGAGGAAGAGGGCGCCGAGCGTGACGACGTACGGCGCGGCATCGGTCGCCTGCTGCGGCAGGCCGAGCCCTTGCAGCCGGAAGCCGGCGGCCTCGGCGAGGCCGAAGAGCAGCGCGGCGAGCAGTACGCCGAGAGGCAGGGCGCGGCCGAGCATCACGGCGACGACGGCGATCCAGCCGCGGCCCGCCGTCATGTTCTCGGAGAACAACGTGACGTTGCCCAGAGCGAGCTGGGCCCCGGCGAGCCCGCACAGCACACCCGAGACCAGCACGGCCGCGTACTGGTACTTGGCCGGGCTCACCCCGAGTGTGGCCGCCGCCTCCGGGGCCTCGCCGACCCCGCGCAGCCGCAGCCCCCACACGTGCCGCGAGAGCATCAGCGCGGCCACACCGACCGCCGCCCACGCCACATAGGCGAGCGGCGAGAAGCCACCGACCAACGGCAGCCCGGCCAGTGACGGATCGTCAAAAGTGCCCTGCACACCGAAGACCGTACGCAACAGGAAGCTGGTCAGGCCCACGGCGAGGAGGTTCATGGCCACTCCCAGCACCACCGCGTCCCCGCGCAACGTCACCGCGCCCACGGCGAGGATCAGGGAGTACGCGGCGGCGGCGAGCGCGGCCGCAAGGACGCCGAGCCAGGGGCTGCCGGTGAACCAGCTGGTGGCCACGGACGTGAAGCAGCCCATCAGCATCATGCCTTCGAGGCCGATGTTGAAGACGCCCGCGCGCTCGCAGATCGCGCCGCCGAGCGCGGCCAGCAGGATCGGGGTGAGCGCGCGCAGCGCGGACATGAGGAGATCGGAGTCGAAGAACATCAGACGGCCTCCCGCTGCTGACGCGACCTTCGGAACCACCTGCGCGGAAGGCTCAGCCGGGCGGCCAGGAAAACGATCACAATGGCTTGAAGCACCTGCGTCAGCTCGCGCGGCACCTCGGTCGTCCGCTCCATCGAGAGCCCGCCGACCTGAAGCATCGCGAAGAAGAACGACGCGAGGACCGTGCCCAGCGGGGCCGCGCCGGCGAGCAGCGCCGCGGTCAGCCCCGTCCACGTGTAACCGGGAGCGGTGAGCGCGCCGTCGAGGAAGCGGTACGGGAAGCTCAGCACCCCGATCGCGCCGACGAGCCCGGCGAGGGCGCCCGACGTGGCCATCAGCCGCAGCGTCAGACCCTTGCGCTCGACGCCCGCGTACGCGGCGAAGCGGGAGTTGAGGCCGGTCATCCGGATCTCGTACCCGATCGCCGTGCGCTTGTCCGTGAACCAGTACGCGGCCGCCGCGAGAACCACCAGCAGCAGCCCGGCCGTCACGGTCGACGAGCCGAAGGCCGGCAGCGCGACCCCGTCCGGCAGTTGCCGCGTCTGCGGGAGGCTGGAGCCCGGCTCCTTGAGCGGATAGCGGGCCAGGTAGGAGGCGAGCGAGGACGCCGGATAGCTGAGCAGCAGGCTGCTGACCAGGAGCGGCACACCGAACCGGTTCTCGCACAGGGCGGCCAGCGCGGCGTATCCGGCGCCGGCCGCCATGCCCGCGAGCAGCGCGAGGACGACGGCGAGCGGCGCGGGCAGTGGCACGTACAGTCCGGTGACCGCGGCGGCCATCCCGCCGAGCACCATCTGCCCGTCGCCGCCGAGGTTGATGAGCCCGGCCCGCAGCGGAATGGCGAGCGCCAGCGCCAGACCGAGAACGCTGGTGGTGGTGGACAGGGTCGAGCCGATGCCGTCGGCGCCGAGCGAGCCGCTGAGGACGGCGCCGTACGCGGCGAACGGATCGGCCCCCGTGCCCACCAGGAAGAGCGCGCCGATCACGACCCCGGCGAGCACGGAGAAGGCGACGGGGGAGCGCAGGGCTCCCGCTATTCGGGTCATGGCAAGGCCTTTTGTGTCGTGCCGGGTCATGGCCAAGCCCTTTGTGTCGTGCTGGGTCATGTCAGTCGCCGACCTCCACCGGAGGCTTCTCCGGCTTCGCGCCGCCCGCCATCGCGAGCCCCAGCGTCCGCTCGTCCGCCGCTTCCTTGGTGTACGTGGCGGTGACCCGGCCCTCGTACATCACCAGCACCCGGTCGGCGAGAGCGCGGATCTCGCTCAGCTCGGCGGAGACGAGGAGCACGGCGTGGCCCGCGTCGCGGTAGGCGACGATCTCGTCGTGGATGTTCTGGATGGCGCCGATGTCGACACCTCGCGTCGGCTGCTCCACCAGCAACAGGGGCGCGCCGTGGGCGAGTTCACGGCCGATCAGCAGCTTCTGGAGGTTGCCGCCGGACAGCGCGGAGGCGGGCACCTCGGGGGTGGCCGCCTTGATGCCGAAGCGCTCGACGAGACGCCGTGCGTGGGCCCGTACGGCCGCGGGAGGCAGCAGCCCCCGTGCCGACAGGGACGTACGGTGATGGCCCATCGCGAGGTTGTCGGCGACGGACGCGGCGGGCGCGGTGCCGACCGCGTGCCGGTCCTCGGGGACGTACGCGAGGCCCTTGGCGCGCCGCTCGGTCGCGGAGGCGTGCGTGATGTCGTGGCCCCGCAGCGCGATCCGCCCGGCGGTGACGGGCCGCAGCCCGGCCAGCGCCTCGACCAACTCGCTCTGGCCGTTGCCCGCGACGCCCGCGATGCCGACGATCTCGCCGGCGCGGACGGTGAGCCGGACACCTCGTACCGCGTCCGTGCCGAGGTCCTCGACCTTCAGTACCTCGTCGCCCGGGGTGCCTTCGGCGTGTACGCGGTCCAGCTCGACCGCGCGGCCGGTCATCGCGGCCGCGATCTCGTCGGCGGAGGTCTCGGCGGTGATCAGCCGGGCGACGACCCGGCCGTCCCGCAGCACGGTCACGTTGTCGCTGCCTTCGAGGACCTCGCGCAGCTTGTGCGTGACAAGGATCACCGTACGGCCCTGCGCGGTCAGCGACTTGAGCACCGCGAACAGGGCGTCGGCCTCGGCGGGGGTCAGCACCGCGGTGGGCTCGTCGAGGATGAGCGTACGGGCGCCGCGGTGCAGCAGCTTCAGGATCTCCACGCGCTGCCGCAGCCCGACCGGGAGATCGCCGACCCGGGCGTCCGGATCGACGGCGAGGCCGTGCTCCTCGGCGAGTTTGCGCACCCGGCGCCGCGCCGCCGCCCGGTCGACCAGACCGAAGCGGCGCGGCTCGGCGGCGTAGACGACGTTCTCGGCGACCGTCAGCGAGTCGAACAGCTTGAAGCTCTGGTGGACCATGCCCAGCCCGGCGGCCATGGCGTCACCCGGGTCGCCGAAGGACACCTCGCGCCCGTCGATCCGTACGGAACCCGCGTCCGGCCGCTCCATGCCGTACAGGACGGACATGAGCGTGGACTTGCCCGCGCCGTTCTCGCCCATCAGGGCGTGGATCTCGCCGCGCCGGACGGTCAGGTCGACACAGTCGTTGGCGAGCGCGCCGGGGAACCGCTTGGTGATTCCCCGGAGCTCGACGGCGACCTCGGCGACCTCGCCGACCTCTGCGGTTCCGGCGACGGAGTCGTCAGCTCGCTGCCGGGTCATCGACCTTCAGCTCTCCGGACACGATCTGGTCGCGCAGCGCCTTGACCTTGGTCAGGACGTCCTTGTGCTGGGCGATCACGCACTTGGAGGTGTCGACACCGGCCTCCAGACCCGTCAGGCTGATGCCGCCCTCCTTCAGGCCGTACGAGACGGTCGTGCCCTCCTTGCCGCCGAGGACCGCGTCGATGCCCTTGCGCACGGCGACGTCGGTGCGCTTGATGACGTTGTCGACGACCGTGCCCGGCGAGGAGACACACTGGTTGACGTCGACGCCGTACGCGTACGCGCCCTTGGCCTTCGCGGCCTCGAAGACGCCGTAGTTGCCGGCCGCGGCGGCCGCCATGATCTGGTCGGTGCCCTTGGACAGCAGCGAGTTCGCCTGCTCCTTGGCGCGCGCCGAGTCGTCGAACGGGGACTGGCCGCCGACGAAGCGGGTGGAGGTCGACGTCTTGGCGGCGACCTTCTTGGCGCCGGCCGCGAACGGGTCGCTGTAACGCCGGAACTGGGGCGTGTCGAGCACGTCCACCGCGCCGACCTTGCCGCTCTTGCTGAGCAGCCCGGCCTCCGCGCCCGCGAGGTACACGCCCTCGTGCTCACGGAAGACCGCGCAACTGACGTTCTTGTACGTCTTCGTGGTGCACGCGTCGATCATCAGGAACTGCTGGTCGGTGTGCGCCTTGGCCTGCTGCGCCACCAGGTCGGCGAACTCGAAGCCGACGAGCACGATGACGTCGGGCTTGGCCTCCACGGCGGCCTGCACGTTCTGCTGCTGCGAGGCGGTGTCCGAGGACTCGTAGACCTTCTGCGTCCCGTCGTGCGCCTTGGCCGCGGCCTTCACCCCGTCGACCGCGAGCTTCAGGAACTCGTTCTGCCCCACGGCGTCGGGCGTGACCAGCGTGAAGGACTTGCCGCCGCTCTTG containing:
- a CDS encoding ABC transporter ATP-binding protein, with the protein product MTRQRADDSVAGTAEVGEVAEVAVELRGITKRFPGALANDCVDLTVRRGEIHALMGENGAGKSTLMSVLYGMERPDAGSVRIDGREVSFGDPGDAMAAGLGMVHQSFKLFDSLTVAENVVYAAEPRRFGLVDRAAARRRVRKLAEEHGLAVDPDARVGDLPVGLRQRVEILKLLHRGARTLILDEPTAVLTPAEADALFAVLKSLTAQGRTVILVTHKLREVLEGSDNVTVLRDGRVVARLITAETSADEIAAAMTGRAVELDRVHAEGTPGDEVLKVEDLGTDAVRGVRLTVRAGEIVGIAGVAGNGQSELVEALAGLRPVTAGRIALRGHDITHASATERRAKGLAYVPEDRHAVGTAPAASVADNLAMGHHRTSLSARGLLPPAAVRAHARRLVERFGIKAATPEVPASALSGGNLQKLLIGRELAHGAPLLLVEQPTRGVDIGAIQNIHDEIVAYRDAGHAVLLVSAELSEIRALADRVLVMYEGRVTATYTKEAADERTLGLAMAGGAKPEKPPVEVGD
- a CDS encoding BMP family ABC transporter substrate-binding protein is translated as MPRRSRRSLQFAALAAGTALLATACNAAAKDTSSDSAKSGGKSFTLVTPDAVGQNEFLKLAVDGVKAAAKAHDGTQKVYESSDTASQQQNVQAAVEAKPDVIVLVGFEFADLVAQQAKAHTDQQFLMIDACTTKTYKNVSCAVFREHEGVYLAGAEAGLLSKSGKVGAVDVLDTPQFRRYSDPFAAGAKKVAAKTSTSTRFVGGQSPFDDSARAKEQANSLLSKGTDQIMAAAAAGNYGVFEAAKAKGAYAYGVDVNQCVSSPGTVVDNVIKRTDVAVRKGIDAVLGGKEGTTVSYGLKEGGISLTGLEAGVDTSKCVIAQHKDVLTKVKALRDQIVSGELKVDDPAAS
- a CDS encoding ABC transporter permease — its product is MTRIAGALRSPVAFSVLAGVVIGALFLVGTGADPFAAYGAVLSGSLGADGIGSTLSTTTSVLGLALALAIPLRAGLINLGGDGQMVLGGMAAAVTGLYVPLPAPLAVVLALLAGMAAGAGYAALAALCENRFGVPLLVSSLLLSYPASSLASYLARYPLKEPGSSLPQTRQLPDGVALPAFGSSTVTAGLLLVVLAAAAYWFTDKRTAIGYEIRMTGLNSRFAAYAGVERKGLTLRLMATSGALAGLVGAIGVLSFPYRFLDGALTAPGYTWTGLTAALLAGAAPLGTVLASFFFAMLQVGGLSMERTTEVPRELTQVLQAIVIVFLAARLSLPRRWFRRSRQQREAV